The Hypomesus transpacificus isolate Combined female unplaced genomic scaffold, fHypTra1 scaffold_27, whole genome shotgun sequence DNA segment TATCTAAACCCAATGATGCAAATAACAAATCAATCATAATCCTAAAGTCTTAAAACGATAAACCTTAATAAGACCCAGAGCCGGCTATATTTTTTCTGATGTCAGGTATGGAATGACAGTTGAACATCCCTTTGGCACATATTTGTAGTCTGGCGTGTGTGAAGCTCTGGGTTCTCTGTTGCCTCCCTGCCTTTTCGGAGGACTTTTATTTAAATTAGGTCAGGGGTTAGGATAGGCCTTCCAGCGTATCAAGCCCCTGCATCTGCATTCTGCAAGATGGCGTGCGAAGGGGTATGAGGGGCGATGAGGTGGAAAGACTGGATGGTAACCTATATAATAACGCCTTCATTGATGAATCAAGGTAATATCCGTTTTCTCTCCTTAAACTTGTTTGGTATATGTAAATCTTGATAATCCTTGCTCGTGTTCCATAGATGTTCTTTTTggtgttatttttttatttttttataagtgTTGGACTGCGAATATCCTACCGTGCTCCGTGAGCCTGGAGAATTTCGTTTCAGGTTGAAAGGAGTTACCATTGCCCCTATCTATAGGCTACCAGCAAATTGTTCTACGTTGCTCTTCAGTGTGAATTGTATGCTTCTATTTTACAAGTATCATCGATAGGCCTACCTTTTATATATAATCACTGCTTTTTGAGTAGCCTACTAAAAAagcagacagaggaagacagtCAAAAAATATTCGGCGATGGATCTAttgccttgttttttttcttgtcgCATCATTTAGGAGCTGTTTAAGGTGTATTTTTTTGTCCACTTTCGTAGCCTACAGTGTGATCTCACCGTCCTTTAATACAGATAAAGCCGAAATTATAATTCTGCGTTAATGCTCAGGGGTTTTATGTGGAAGCGTAAACCCAATGTGTTTGTCATTCAAAACAGCCTACGAAAGCTTTGGCTATGCGGCCATGCAGTGACTTACCGCAGTACAGGGAAAAATCTCTTTAATTCAAAGACGCTATGATAGCTGATAGCAGTATGATAGCAGTTTGACGCCGAAACACGCGTATGCCAACTATGCAGATGAATATATATAATGTGATAGATGtagtttttttaaacattatttgTGTTGTTTACTGCGTTTGTGGTATCAACAGTGCCTAATGATACTACACGTCACTATAGCTCTAAATTTGAGACTCTGTAGCCCTGCAACTCGTAGGCTAAAGTAAAAATCGAATTACCTTAATTGAATGTTTTTTACACCAATTactaaatgttttttattcCACACCCTCTGCTTCTATGGATCTTTAATATAGTCGTGCAGATCCCAATATAATTTATTTTGCACAAACATGCCGCAAACATAACAAATAGCCTACCGGAGGGTAGCATTCTGTTTAGAATTGTATCGAAGGAAATGTGAATTTAAAGCAGGGTAGGTGTTGGTTGCCTAAATTGCATGAcataattatacctttttagtTAAAGTATACTTATTTTTAGTTAAACCTTTTAtgcagttgttgttgttgtctattTGTGAAGCAGTGTAAGGTCTCTTGTTCCCTTTTATTACATAATCTATATCTCTAAGACAGGGGAGCTAGAAATAAGCCTAAATGTAGTCAAACTCATGGTAGTTGAAAGTTATTTCAGGCTGTGTTTGGCCCCATCTGTGGACATTTGATTATGTTCACAACAGATACAGTTCCAACTGGaaacatataaatatataaatcatATTTTGTTTTGAAGAGTAATAAAAGTAATTATAGATGACGAGAATAGTGAAAATTGTGAAGAAAATGTCTTGCTTGCAATGTGTAAAGAAAAGTCTAGTGGTGCTGTATGAAAGAAAGCATTGTTTTTGTAATGAGAGGGACAGAGTGAAGAAGAGTCATGTGGTTGATCAGGTCCTGTATGAATACTCTTTAAAGGCAACCATTTCCCTTTCCTTACATGAGGTAGCCTTTTATCTGGTAAACCTCCAGCATGATCAAATAGATCAAAAGAGGGTTTATTGacaccaaggcaaaggtaagTTGGATTTTAGGCTTTTTGTCCTACTACTACATCTGTTTGAGGTAGTGGACTGACTCAAATTACCATTATTGTCTATGCTTTATGCAATGATGTGAAATCAGGTAATGTTGGAAGGCTTTTACATAGCAGTCTGCAAACAACAGTCATATGATTGAATCCTGCTAATGCCCTGGGCATGAAGCTTGATATTCTGACTTAACAAGCAACCACAGGCCTGTATATGGGAGGCAAGAAATTAAGGAAAATTAACATTGGGTTCAAGCTATAAATTGGACCTTGCTTGAGTATTTTGACATCGGTCATACGATTTAAAGAATTATCTGAAGAGGTCCCAGACATTGATGCATTAAGACTTATTCATAGTTGTGGACATTTAGTCATctatcagacgctcttatccagagcaggGTTAGTGGACACACTTTCTTGTCTGCCTTTGGCCTTAAAACACAGAATTCCACACAGTGTTCACTTTTAATGCAGCTGGTTTACCAGATTAATATTTCCTCATAGTTCCACAGCTCTGTGTGCTTTAGCTTTGTGTTCCAGCTTACCATAAAGCAGTCTGTACTGCTGTTGGGTGAAATGACTCCTATGGTATGGCCTAAGCTTGTTTACTTTGAGCCGTTTACTCATACTTGACTGATCCCCAACCTTGCAAAAagtatcttcaatggctttgcCTTGTTTTGACGAGGAATTGCATCAGTAACCAGTTTCCTTTGCCATTATGAATGGATACTTAAATGATCATTGTACAATACAAAATTAATGTAAACTGAATGATTACGTAACCTTATCTGGTTATCCTTTCATATTTGCTTTGTAAGATACATTTTCTGCCTTGTTTGTATTAAAAAGGAGGATAGACCGGTGGCTGCCTATCACCTTATCAACCTCACTGTAAGAACCTTCATCACAGTGCTCAAACGTTTATGTATTTTTAGAAGGAAAGTGGGTTTCGTGTTCCTTTTTCAATCTTTGCCAAAACAGATGTTGCTCATTGTTATCAGGGAAAATATCCCATTCTAATGCTAAAAATACACAGGCATGGTGTCATTTGCTGCTCATATGCACTATATTTGGGAGCAGGAAGTAGATATGAAGGTATACAGTTGTTTCATTCATTGACCCTTAAATAATCTTGAAAGTGAGTGAATACTGTTAACAACTGCAGTTTAGTCTAAAGAAGCAGTTTGTTTTGGTAACATTAATATAAGATTTTATGGGGCCCTGCCTCTAGAGAATTTGCCTGTTATTTAATGATACAATAGGCTGTAATCGGTTGTAGTTTACTGCCTTTGGATGTACAACATGTGTATCTTAGGTCCACCCTGCCCTGCAGACAGACCCAATTCTTCTGCTTGTAAAAACAAGCCAAACAAAAACACGAACGCTAAACATTAATACCATTGAGCGGTGTGCTTCTGCATAACATACTTGACCAGTTGTGAAAGGCATACAAATGCTTCCAAAGTCCTTGTACTATAACGTCAACATATAAtatataaacattttattttttatttttatggatATCGGAGATGTTCTGCACCATCTCATAAGTTCTATTTATAGTGGACCAGACTCCAACAGTCATTACTGGCAGTGTAGATAATACTGTAGAACCGTCTTTGGACTGTGCAGAGGTGGCTGCGGCAGTGATAATCTTATACGGATAGCTATCAGGGTAGTGCTGCTCCCCTAAAATTGAACAGTGGCAGAGGAGATAGAGGAACTAGTGGCCAGGGTGGGGCACCACTTTCTATTTTTACCATGTATCTATGGTCTGTCTGTAGACCTTTTTTAAGGATTTGTTGGTGTTTCTGGATATTATATCCTACTCAAGAATTGATTCAAAATAGTTTCCTTAAATAGCCTTTTCTCAGGCCAGTGCACTCGGGGCATTGCTGGAATTTCAGCAACAGGTCTGGACCTGCAAGGGCCAGGTCTGCCAGACAGAATTATGTCTGCACATGATTGTAAGTTTATTACTCTGTGTTCTACCATAGCCAGTTCTATCTCATTAGGCTAGGGtgttctctcgctctttcttctACGCAGCTCTCTACACTTTGTTGAGCTGTCAGAATGACACTTTGTCCCTCTTTCCTGTTCTCTCCACTTCCCATCCAGGTGTTTAAAccaaagtgtgtgtgatggaacaTCCAAATTATGCCAAGCAGCTGTTGCTGCAAATGAACCAGCAGCGATCCAAAGGTTACCTATGTGATGTCATCATTGTGGTGGAGAATGCTCTGTTCCGCGCCCACAAGAACGTCCTGGCGGCCAGCAGCAGCTACTTCAAGTCCCTGGTTCTCCACGACAACCTCATCAATCTCGACACAGAGATGGTCAACCCCGCTGTGTTCCGACAGGTCAGCAGCCCAGCCATTTCATAACCTCACTCTATAAACACAATTTCAGtaaatttagattttttttctcctaAATTGTTAACTCAAGCTGACTATACTATCTCTTCCTCCAGGTGTTGGACTTTATCTACACAGGGAATTTGGCAAACTCTGACCCCGTCAGTGACCATAGTATGTCCGCCCTCCTAACAGCGGCATCATATCTCCAGCTGACGGACCTGGCAGCTATGTGTCGCAGAAGACTGAAACGTAACGGCAGGACAAGCTCCAGCAAGATTCCCACTTCCCCAATCTCCAACGGACGTTTCTCTCACCCGCAGCGtctgtcctccacccccctcagggTCACCCACAACAACCACTACCAACGTTCAGGTTCCAGGGAAGTCGAAAAGAGCCACAACCAGAAACAGGATGGGCGTTTAAaggaggatctgtcagaggaggaggtgttTATCTCAGGCTCGCGTTGCATGTCTCTCAGCCCTTCTGCTGGTGATGGGGTCAACAATGGTGTAGACATGGGGCTTGGTCTGGGCCTGGACCTATCCAAAAAGAGTCCTTCAGGGAGTACAGCAACAGAGGAGGTGAGCCCTAGTAGCCTCCCCCAAGGCTCGCCGCCGTCTGGCTCCCCTTCTACAACCAACAGTGCCTCCTTCGAGTATACACCCACAAACCCCATAACCACTAGCATCAAACCAGGTCAAGAAGCAGGAGAGGATAAAAGGCTCCCTCAAAAGACCACCACAGACCTCCTGCAAAGGGCTGCTCACAAAAGACCCAGGCCCAGGAGCGTGGGCTCGATGGTAGGGGAACCTAAGACACCATTGCCAAATGGTCTGGAAAAGAGCCGAGGCATAGATGGAGCAGAGCTGAGCCACAGGGGCGACAGTGTGTCACcagagctgggggagggagatggcGAGGAGAATGGTCTGGAACAGAGTGAGGAGAGTGGCCTGAGCgagagtgaggggggaagaCGAAACCAAAAAAGAAACGCCAATTACATATACCGACAGCCCCAGCAGGGCTTTGAGCCCCCCTTGGGGGACAACCTGTACGTATGTATCCCTTGTGGCAAGGGCTTCCCCAGCTCCGAGCAGCTTAATGCCCATGTGGACACGCATACAGAGGACGAGCTGTATATCAAaaaagaggaggacgaggaggaagatgaaggtGTGTCACCAAAGGAAGAGGACCAAGACGACCCTGAAGATCTGAGGTCTCAAATAATGGAGACAGAACCAGACATGGATGGATCACCACCTTGTTACAACTGTACCATCTGCAGCAAAAGCTACAAGGACCCAGCATCGCTACGCCAACACGAGAAGAGCCATTGGCTGAGCCGGCCCTTCCCATGTAACATCTGTGGCAAGCTGTTCACC contains these protein-coding regions:
- the LOC124463227 gene encoding hypermethylated in cancer 2 protein-like; translation: MEHPNYAKQLLLQMNQQRSKGYLCDVIIVVENALFRAHKNVLAASSSYFKSLVLHDNLINLDTEMVNPAVFRQVLDFIYTGNLANSDPVSDHSMSALLTAASYLQLTDLAAMCRRRLKRNGRTSSSKIPTSPISNGRFSHPQRLSSTPLRVTHNNHYQRSGSREVEKSHNQKQDGRLKEDLSEEEVFISGSRCMSLSPSAGDGVNNGVDMGLGLGLDLSKKSPSGSTATEEVSPSSLPQGSPPSGSPSTTNSASFEYTPTNPITTSIKPGQEAGEDKRLPQKTTTDLLQRAAHKRPRPRSVGSMVGEPKTPLPNGLEKSRGIDGAELSHRGDSVSPELGEGDGEENGLEQSEESGLSESEGGRRNQKRNANYIYRQPQQGFEPPLGDNLYVCIPCGKGFPSSEQLNAHVDTHTEDELYIKKEEDEEEDEGVSPKEEDQDDPEDLRSQIMETEPDMDGSPPCYNCTICSKSYKDPASLRQHEKSHWLSRPFPCNICGKLFTQRGTMTRHMRSHLGLKPFACEECGMRFTRQYRLTEHMRVHSGEKPYECKLCGGKFTQQRNLLSHLKMHSSPS